The Caenorhabditis elegans chromosome II genome has a segment encoding these proteins:
- the gyf-1 gene encoding GYF domain-containing protein gyf-1 (Confirmed by transcript evidence): MSSVSSAEPTAQQNFNPSCHFRMRPNAANRGGSISSGNNRSSGFGGGGFDDGGDEISSSAIAAAAAAVLSSPVVSEFSYTRERLLELAPTGSIMPDALRDQLFFNEKNLPLVSNTPLSEHEQKLQHNINSSKAMSLLSHADRASIAAGAAYGSGYGAASGALQNGQSPTSRWAPKSSWNKGTPDRGTGTTPRGGGSVGRASGAFFAGRGGGRIGGENGFGGATNGGSPAAQNEDSPGTYQSKFNALRRGGGAGSVGRGGSTTGSAFNTRADALYNPNDPTDRPKAVNPAATRSESDEEEEEGWSKVGSTSRTSTNAAPQSSERPAWARSESWIQRTQQQQQQQQQQSTQQQAQPPITLWNNREVGSDSTVWKDRNHMVAAVRKASTENHPPQQQQQQQQRSSAPVSAPSRQESESTDVPNLPIPTYPSDPSAWSNNSMGGGIFYQPTPQPPAPIVKEEPVQFYYMDPTETRRGPFPKDQMNVWFKAGYFTDESLRVQRGENGEYKTIGDLKKLHGSSTPFEYLEDIEPPRPILPSIPYPSATNPLYPAAFGGVNMWSSMGQPTDVYMMQTNFEQQLVAERNRLLDDHNRRLAEEAEKMAKFQEAMYRQLTMQHEQRVREQELLLQKRAEEIEKREAESKREEAARLQKLEQEAREIEERKAALEAEDRRKREIEEYNRMCEKKKNEIIAKEAADRMRLEEATERERRRLEAESRVAEEKIRRDRVRAELEAREREEERKRAAERERIARETASLQQQAELDAAWAGKKIATVTTSNSAFTGAPKQVSPSGSEESDEWISTSKEVKHTKTAPWAAKVEAPQKSEKTLLEIQKEEERKFKVEQEKNAKLKAKEQASNITSAAAIAGDKSGGLWGASKTWAAPESNSSKSYVSPFLDGPSLEAANKMALQKKNSQPKIAVPAKSAPTSAKVATPVKAKATAVAVSSPATNQKTKKTKEQVATDELQQWFVKRFQQFSTQVDSSTLFDCIMSLENPNEVEDIVMSYLDESKTVKEFVREFIKRRIAMRAAGGRPDADDLTSARTAAAAPSDSNSGSNSNSGNGQGKKKKKTQKQVLDGNILGFRGTAAADRLNKGEIDAVPSAPVNPSRR, from the exons ATGTCGTCAGTTTCGTCCGCCGAGCCAACTGctcaacaaaatttcaatccaAGCTG TCATTTCAGGATGCGTCCAAATGCTGCTAACCGTGGTGGCTCAATTTCTTCGGGAAACAATCGTTCCTCTGGATTTGGTGGGGGTGGATTTGACGATGGCGGCGAT GAAATCTCCTCTTCGGCAATCGCTGCTGCAGCCGCCGCGGTCCTCTCTTCGCCAGTGGTTTCGGAATTCTCGTACACGCGCGAACGTCTTCTCGAGCTGGCTCCAACCGGATCGATTATGCCTGATGCGTTGCGCGATCAGCTATTTTTCAACGAGAAGAACCTGCCGCTCGTCTCGAACACGCCTCTCAGTGAACATGAACAG aaactgcAACACAACATAAACTCTTCGAAAGCAATGTCTCTTTTATCGCACGCTGATCGAGCCTCAATTGCTGCTGGAGCTGCTTATGGAAGTGGATATGGAGCCGCTTCCGGAGCACTTCAAAACGGACAATCACCAACCAGTCGCTGGGCTCCGAAATCATCTTGGA ATAAAGGCACACCGGATCGTGGCACCGGTACAACTCCTCGTGGTGGTGGATCTGTTGGTCGAGCAAGTGGAGCATTCTTTGCAGGCCGTGGTGGCGGACGAATCGGCGGAGAAAACGGGTTTGGCGGCGCGACCAATGGTGGCTCGCCAGCTGCTCAAAACGAAGATTCTCCTGGAACATATCAATCAAAGTTCAATGCACTTCGTCGTGGCGGTGGCGCGGGAAGCGTCGGTCGTGGTGGCAGCACGACGGGTTCAGCTTTTAACACTAGAGCTGACGCTTTGTACAACCCGAACGATCCAACTG ATCGTCCAAAGGCGGTGAATCCTGCTGCAACTCGAAGCGAGAGCGATGAAGAAGAGGAGGAAGGATGGTCGAAAGTTGGAAGTACATCTCGAACCTCCACCAATGCGGCCCCTCAATCATCTGAACGTCCTGCTTGGGCTCGTTCTGAATCTTGGATTCAACGTACAcagcaacaacagcaacaacaacagcagcaaTCGACTCAGCAGCAAGCACAACCTCCAATTACTCTGTGGAATAATCGAGAAGTTGGTTCTGATTCAACTGTTTGGAAAGATCGGAATCACATGGTTGCTGCGGTTAGAAAGGCATCCACAGAAAATCATCCaccacaacaacaacagcaacaacaacaacgtTCATCTGCTCCAGTTTCTGCTCCTTCTCGGCAAGAGAGTGAATCAACGGATGTTCCGAATCTTCCTATTCCTACATATCCTTCTGATCCATCAGCGTGGTCTAATAATTCGATGGGAGGTGGTATTTTCTATCAACCAACGCCACAGCCACCAGCTCCGATTGTAAAAGAAGAACCTGTTCAGTTTTACTACATGGATCCAACAGAAACTCGTCGTGGTCCTTTCCCTAAAGATCAAATGAATGTATGGTTCAAAGCGGGTTATTTTACGGATGAATCACTTCGAGTTCAGAGAGGCGAAAACGGAGAATATAAAACGATCG gtgacctcaaaaaattgcatgGATCCTCGACGCcatttgaatatttggaaGATATTGAGCCTCCACGCCCAATTTTGCCGTCGATCCCTTACCCGTCCGCGACGAATCCTTTGTATCCAGCTGCATTTGGTGGAGTGAACATGTGGTCAAGCATGGGTCAACCTACTGATGTATATATGATGCagacaaattttgaacagcAGCTGGTAGCCGAGCGCAACAGACTTCTCGATGATCACAACAGACGCCTCGCCGAAGAGGCcgaaaaaatggccaaatttCAAGAAGCTATGTACCGTCAACTGACAATGCAGCATGAGCAACGTGTGAGAGAACAGGAACTTCTTTTGCAAAAACGTGcggaagaaatcgaaaaacgtgAGGCTGAATCGAAGAGAGAAGAAGCCGCGCGTCTCCAGAAGTTGGAGCAAGAAGCACGTGAAATCGAAGAACGAAAAGCTGCCTTGGAAGCTGAGGATCGTCGAAAGAGAGAAATTGAAGAGTATAACAGAATGtgtgaaaagaagaagaacgaaattattgcaaaagaaGCTGCCGATAGAATGCGCCTTGAAGAAGCTACTGAACGAGAAAGACGACGTCTGGAAGCTGAATCACGCGTGGCAGAAGAAAAGATTCGACGGGATCGTGTGAGAGCGGAACTTGAGGCACGTGAAAGAGAAGAAGAGCGAAAAAGAGCTGCCGAACGAGAGAGAATCGCTCGTGAAACTGCTTCCCTTCAACAACAGGCTGAGCTAGACGCCGCTTGGGCTGGAAAGAAAATTGCGACAGTAACCACTTCCAACTCTGCATTCACTGGTGCACCGAAGCAAGTATCACCTAGTGGCAGTGAAGAATCAGATGAATGGATCTCTACCAGCAAGGAAGTTAAGCACACGAAAACTGCTCCATGGGCTGCAAAGGTCGAAGCTcctcaaaaaagtgagaagaCATTGCTTGAGAttcagaaagaagaagaacgtAAATTCAAAGTGGAGCAGGAGAAGAACGCCAAGTTGAAGGCAAAAGAACAAGCTTCCAATATCACATCCGCTGCTGCTATCGCTGGAGACAAAAGTGGTGGACTTTGGGGAGCATCCAAGACTTGGGCTGCTCCAGAGTCAAATAGCTCAAAAAGCTATGTTTCTCCATTCCTTGATGGACCATCTTTGGAAGCAGCGAACAAg atGGCTTTGCAAAAGAAGAACTCCCAGCCAAAGATAGCTGTTCCAGCCAAGTCTGCTCCGACTTCAGCAAAAGTTGCCACTCCAGTCAAAGCAAAAGCAACAGCAGTGGCCGTATCGTCTCCTGCTACCaatcaaaagacgaaaaagaCCAAGGAACAGGTTGCTACGGATGAGTTGCAGCAGTGGTTTGTCAAACGATTCCAGCAGTTTTCGACTCAAGTTGATTCTTCGACCCTGTTCGATTGCATAATGTCACTTGAAAATCCAAATGAG gtCGAAGATATTGTCATGTCGTACTTGGACGAATCGAAAACTGTGAAGGAATTTGTTCGCGAATTCATCAAGCGTCGCATTGCAATGCGTGCTGCTGGAGGTCGTCCAGATGCCGAC gatTTGACTTCTGCTCGTACTGCCGCCGCTGCTCCATCCGATTCCAACTCTGGATCCAACTCGAATTCTGGAAATGGTCAGggcaagaaaaagaagaag actcaaAAGCAAGTTCTCGATGGAAATATTCTCGGATTCCGTGGAACTGCTGCCGCTGACCGTCTTAACAAGGGCGAAATCGACGCAGTCCCATCGGCTCCGGTGAATCCTTCGCGCCGTTAG
- the gyf-1 gene encoding GYF domain-containing protein gyf-1 (Confirmed by transcript evidence), protein MSSVSSAEPTAQQNFNPSWMRPNAANRGGSISSGNNRSSGFGGGGFDDGGDEISSSAIAAAAAAVLSSPVVSEFSYTRERLLELAPTGSIMPDALRDQLFFNEKNLPLVSNTPLSEHEQKLQHNINSSKAMSLLSHADRASIAAGAAYGSGYGAASGALQNGQSPTSRWAPKSSWNKGTPDRGTGTTPRGGGSVGRASGAFFAGRGGGRIGGENGFGGATNGGSPAAQNEDSPGTYQSKFNALRRGGGAGSVGRGGSTTGSAFNTRADALYNPNDPTDRPKAVNPAATRSESDEEEEEGWSKVGSTSRTSTNAAPQSSERPAWARSESWIQRTQQQQQQQQQQSTQQQAQPPITLWNNREVGSDSTVWKDRNHMVAAVRKASTENHPPQQQQQQQQRSSAPVSAPSRQESESTDVPNLPIPTYPSDPSAWSNNSMGGGIFYQPTPQPPAPIVKEEPVQFYYMDPTETRRGPFPKDQMNVWFKAGYFTDESLRVQRGENGEYKTIGDLKKLHGSSTPFEYLEDIEPPRPILPSIPYPSATNPLYPAAFGGVNMWSSMGQPTDVYMMQTNFEQQLVAERNRLLDDHNRRLAEEAEKMAKFQEAMYRQLTMQHEQRVREQELLLQKRAEEIEKREAESKREEAARLQKLEQEAREIEERKAALEAEDRRKREIEEYNRMCEKKKNEIIAKEAADRMRLEEATERERRRLEAESRVAEEKIRRDRVRAELEAREREEERKRAAERERIARETASLQQQAELDAAWAGKKIATVTTSNSAFTGAPKQVSPSGSEESDEWISTSKEVKHTKTAPWAAKVEAPQKSEKTLLEIQKEEERKFKVEQEKNAKLKAKEQASNITSAAAIAGDKSGGLWGASKTWAAPESNSSKSYVSPFLDGPSLEAANKMALQKKNSQPKIAVPAKSAPTSAKVATPVKAKATAVAVSSPATNQKTKKTKEQVATDELQQWFVKRFQQFSTQVDSSTLFDCIMSLENPNEVEDIVMSYLDESKTVKEFVREFIKRRIAMRAAGGRPDADDLTSARTAAAAPSDSNSGSNSNSGNGQGKKKKKTQKQVLDGNILGFRGTAAADRLNKGEIDAVPSAPVNPSRR, encoded by the exons ATGTCGTCAGTTTCGTCCGCCGAGCCAACTGctcaacaaaatttcaatccaAGCTG GATGCGTCCAAATGCTGCTAACCGTGGTGGCTCAATTTCTTCGGGAAACAATCGTTCCTCTGGATTTGGTGGGGGTGGATTTGACGATGGCGGCGAT GAAATCTCCTCTTCGGCAATCGCTGCTGCAGCCGCCGCGGTCCTCTCTTCGCCAGTGGTTTCGGAATTCTCGTACACGCGCGAACGTCTTCTCGAGCTGGCTCCAACCGGATCGATTATGCCTGATGCGTTGCGCGATCAGCTATTTTTCAACGAGAAGAACCTGCCGCTCGTCTCGAACACGCCTCTCAGTGAACATGAACAG aaactgcAACACAACATAAACTCTTCGAAAGCAATGTCTCTTTTATCGCACGCTGATCGAGCCTCAATTGCTGCTGGAGCTGCTTATGGAAGTGGATATGGAGCCGCTTCCGGAGCACTTCAAAACGGACAATCACCAACCAGTCGCTGGGCTCCGAAATCATCTTGGA ATAAAGGCACACCGGATCGTGGCACCGGTACAACTCCTCGTGGTGGTGGATCTGTTGGTCGAGCAAGTGGAGCATTCTTTGCAGGCCGTGGTGGCGGACGAATCGGCGGAGAAAACGGGTTTGGCGGCGCGACCAATGGTGGCTCGCCAGCTGCTCAAAACGAAGATTCTCCTGGAACATATCAATCAAAGTTCAATGCACTTCGTCGTGGCGGTGGCGCGGGAAGCGTCGGTCGTGGTGGCAGCACGACGGGTTCAGCTTTTAACACTAGAGCTGACGCTTTGTACAACCCGAACGATCCAACTG ATCGTCCAAAGGCGGTGAATCCTGCTGCAACTCGAAGCGAGAGCGATGAAGAAGAGGAGGAAGGATGGTCGAAAGTTGGAAGTACATCTCGAACCTCCACCAATGCGGCCCCTCAATCATCTGAACGTCCTGCTTGGGCTCGTTCTGAATCTTGGATTCAACGTACAcagcaacaacagcaacaacaacagcagcaaTCGACTCAGCAGCAAGCACAACCTCCAATTACTCTGTGGAATAATCGAGAAGTTGGTTCTGATTCAACTGTTTGGAAAGATCGGAATCACATGGTTGCTGCGGTTAGAAAGGCATCCACAGAAAATCATCCaccacaacaacaacagcaacaacaacaacgtTCATCTGCTCCAGTTTCTGCTCCTTCTCGGCAAGAGAGTGAATCAACGGATGTTCCGAATCTTCCTATTCCTACATATCCTTCTGATCCATCAGCGTGGTCTAATAATTCGATGGGAGGTGGTATTTTCTATCAACCAACGCCACAGCCACCAGCTCCGATTGTAAAAGAAGAACCTGTTCAGTTTTACTACATGGATCCAACAGAAACTCGTCGTGGTCCTTTCCCTAAAGATCAAATGAATGTATGGTTCAAAGCGGGTTATTTTACGGATGAATCACTTCGAGTTCAGAGAGGCGAAAACGGAGAATATAAAACGATCG gtgacctcaaaaaattgcatgGATCCTCGACGCcatttgaatatttggaaGATATTGAGCCTCCACGCCCAATTTTGCCGTCGATCCCTTACCCGTCCGCGACGAATCCTTTGTATCCAGCTGCATTTGGTGGAGTGAACATGTGGTCAAGCATGGGTCAACCTACTGATGTATATATGATGCagacaaattttgaacagcAGCTGGTAGCCGAGCGCAACAGACTTCTCGATGATCACAACAGACGCCTCGCCGAAGAGGCcgaaaaaatggccaaatttCAAGAAGCTATGTACCGTCAACTGACAATGCAGCATGAGCAACGTGTGAGAGAACAGGAACTTCTTTTGCAAAAACGTGcggaagaaatcgaaaaacgtgAGGCTGAATCGAAGAGAGAAGAAGCCGCGCGTCTCCAGAAGTTGGAGCAAGAAGCACGTGAAATCGAAGAACGAAAAGCTGCCTTGGAAGCTGAGGATCGTCGAAAGAGAGAAATTGAAGAGTATAACAGAATGtgtgaaaagaagaagaacgaaattattgcaaaagaaGCTGCCGATAGAATGCGCCTTGAAGAAGCTACTGAACGAGAAAGACGACGTCTGGAAGCTGAATCACGCGTGGCAGAAGAAAAGATTCGACGGGATCGTGTGAGAGCGGAACTTGAGGCACGTGAAAGAGAAGAAGAGCGAAAAAGAGCTGCCGAACGAGAGAGAATCGCTCGTGAAACTGCTTCCCTTCAACAACAGGCTGAGCTAGACGCCGCTTGGGCTGGAAAGAAAATTGCGACAGTAACCACTTCCAACTCTGCATTCACTGGTGCACCGAAGCAAGTATCACCTAGTGGCAGTGAAGAATCAGATGAATGGATCTCTACCAGCAAGGAAGTTAAGCACACGAAAACTGCTCCATGGGCTGCAAAGGTCGAAGCTcctcaaaaaagtgagaagaCATTGCTTGAGAttcagaaagaagaagaacgtAAATTCAAAGTGGAGCAGGAGAAGAACGCCAAGTTGAAGGCAAAAGAACAAGCTTCCAATATCACATCCGCTGCTGCTATCGCTGGAGACAAAAGTGGTGGACTTTGGGGAGCATCCAAGACTTGGGCTGCTCCAGAGTCAAATAGCTCAAAAAGCTATGTTTCTCCATTCCTTGATGGACCATCTTTGGAAGCAGCGAACAAg atGGCTTTGCAAAAGAAGAACTCCCAGCCAAAGATAGCTGTTCCAGCCAAGTCTGCTCCGACTTCAGCAAAAGTTGCCACTCCAGTCAAAGCAAAAGCAACAGCAGTGGCCGTATCGTCTCCTGCTACCaatcaaaagacgaaaaagaCCAAGGAACAGGTTGCTACGGATGAGTTGCAGCAGTGGTTTGTCAAACGATTCCAGCAGTTTTCGACTCAAGTTGATTCTTCGACCCTGTTCGATTGCATAATGTCACTTGAAAATCCAAATGAG gtCGAAGATATTGTCATGTCGTACTTGGACGAATCGAAAACTGTGAAGGAATTTGTTCGCGAATTCATCAAGCGTCGCATTGCAATGCGTGCTGCTGGAGGTCGTCCAGATGCCGAC gatTTGACTTCTGCTCGTACTGCCGCCGCTGCTCCATCCGATTCCAACTCTGGATCCAACTCGAATTCTGGAAATGGTCAGggcaagaaaaagaagaag actcaaAAGCAAGTTCTCGATGGAAATATTCTCGGATTCCGTGGAACTGCTGCCGCTGACCGTCTTAACAAGGGCGAAATCGACGCAGTCCCATCGGCTCCGGTGAATCCTTCGCGCCGTTAG
- the gyf-1 gene encoding GYF domain-containing protein gyf-1 (Confirmed by transcript evidence) has protein sequence MSSVSSAEPTAQQNFNPSCHFRMRPNAANRGGSISSGNNRSSGFGGGGFDDGGDKLQHNINSSKAMSLLSHADRASIAAGAAYGSGYGAASGALQNGQSPTSRWAPKSSWNKGTPDRGTGTTPRGGGSVGRASGAFFAGRGGGRIGGENGFGGATNGGSPAAQNEDSPGTYQSKFNALRRGGGAGSVGRGGSTTGSAFNTRADALYNPNDPTDRPKAVNPAATRSESDEEEEEGWSKVGSTSRTSTNAAPQSSERPAWARSESWIQRTQQQQQQQQQQSTQQQAQPPITLWNNREVGSDSTVWKDRNHMVAAVRKASTENHPPQQQQQQQQRSSAPVSAPSRQESESTDVPNLPIPTYPSDPSAWSNNSMGGGIFYQPTPQPPAPIVKEEPVQFYYMDPTETRRGPFPKDQMNVWFKAGYFTDESLRVQRGENGEYKTIGDLKKLHGSSTPFEYLEDIEPPRPILPSIPYPSATNPLYPAAFGGVNMWSSMGQPTDVYMMQTNFEQQLVAERNRLLDDHNRRLAEEAEKMAKFQEAMYRQLTMQHEQRVREQELLLQKRAEEIEKREAESKREEAARLQKLEQEAREIEERKAALEAEDRRKREIEEYNRMCEKKKNEIIAKEAADRMRLEEATERERRRLEAESRVAEEKIRRDRVRAELEAREREEERKRAAERERIARETASLQQQAELDAAWAGKKIATVTTSNSAFTGAPKQVSPSGSEESDEWISTSKEVKHTKTAPWAAKVEAPQKSEKTLLEIQKEEERKFKVEQEKNAKLKAKEQASNITSAAAIAGDKSGGLWGASKTWAAPESNSSKSYVSPFLDGPSLEAANKMALQKKNSQPKIAVPAKSAPTSAKVATPVKAKATAVAVSSPATNQKTKKTKEQVATDELQQWFVKRFQQFSTQVDSSTLFDCIMSLENPNEVEDIVMSYLDESKTVKEFVREFIKRRIAMRAAGGRPDADDLTSARTAAAAPSDSNSGSNSNSGNGQGKKKKKTQKQVLDGNILGFRGTAAADRLNKGEIDAVPSAPVNPSRR, from the exons ATGTCGTCAGTTTCGTCCGCCGAGCCAACTGctcaacaaaatttcaatccaAGCTG TCATTTCAGGATGCGTCCAAATGCTGCTAACCGTGGTGGCTCAATTTCTTCGGGAAACAATCGTTCCTCTGGATTTGGTGGGGGTGGATTTGACGATGGCGGCGAT aaactgcAACACAACATAAACTCTTCGAAAGCAATGTCTCTTTTATCGCACGCTGATCGAGCCTCAATTGCTGCTGGAGCTGCTTATGGAAGTGGATATGGAGCCGCTTCCGGAGCACTTCAAAACGGACAATCACCAACCAGTCGCTGGGCTCCGAAATCATCTTGGA ATAAAGGCACACCGGATCGTGGCACCGGTACAACTCCTCGTGGTGGTGGATCTGTTGGTCGAGCAAGTGGAGCATTCTTTGCAGGCCGTGGTGGCGGACGAATCGGCGGAGAAAACGGGTTTGGCGGCGCGACCAATGGTGGCTCGCCAGCTGCTCAAAACGAAGATTCTCCTGGAACATATCAATCAAAGTTCAATGCACTTCGTCGTGGCGGTGGCGCGGGAAGCGTCGGTCGTGGTGGCAGCACGACGGGTTCAGCTTTTAACACTAGAGCTGACGCTTTGTACAACCCGAACGATCCAACTG ATCGTCCAAAGGCGGTGAATCCTGCTGCAACTCGAAGCGAGAGCGATGAAGAAGAGGAGGAAGGATGGTCGAAAGTTGGAAGTACATCTCGAACCTCCACCAATGCGGCCCCTCAATCATCTGAACGTCCTGCTTGGGCTCGTTCTGAATCTTGGATTCAACGTACAcagcaacaacagcaacaacaacagcagcaaTCGACTCAGCAGCAAGCACAACCTCCAATTACTCTGTGGAATAATCGAGAAGTTGGTTCTGATTCAACTGTTTGGAAAGATCGGAATCACATGGTTGCTGCGGTTAGAAAGGCATCCACAGAAAATCATCCaccacaacaacaacagcaacaacaacaacgtTCATCTGCTCCAGTTTCTGCTCCTTCTCGGCAAGAGAGTGAATCAACGGATGTTCCGAATCTTCCTATTCCTACATATCCTTCTGATCCATCAGCGTGGTCTAATAATTCGATGGGAGGTGGTATTTTCTATCAACCAACGCCACAGCCACCAGCTCCGATTGTAAAAGAAGAACCTGTTCAGTTTTACTACATGGATCCAACAGAAACTCGTCGTGGTCCTTTCCCTAAAGATCAAATGAATGTATGGTTCAAAGCGGGTTATTTTACGGATGAATCACTTCGAGTTCAGAGAGGCGAAAACGGAGAATATAAAACGATCG gtgacctcaaaaaattgcatgGATCCTCGACGCcatttgaatatttggaaGATATTGAGCCTCCACGCCCAATTTTGCCGTCGATCCCTTACCCGTCCGCGACGAATCCTTTGTATCCAGCTGCATTTGGTGGAGTGAACATGTGGTCAAGCATGGGTCAACCTACTGATGTATATATGATGCagacaaattttgaacagcAGCTGGTAGCCGAGCGCAACAGACTTCTCGATGATCACAACAGACGCCTCGCCGAAGAGGCcgaaaaaatggccaaatttCAAGAAGCTATGTACCGTCAACTGACAATGCAGCATGAGCAACGTGTGAGAGAACAGGAACTTCTTTTGCAAAAACGTGcggaagaaatcgaaaaacgtgAGGCTGAATCGAAGAGAGAAGAAGCCGCGCGTCTCCAGAAGTTGGAGCAAGAAGCACGTGAAATCGAAGAACGAAAAGCTGCCTTGGAAGCTGAGGATCGTCGAAAGAGAGAAATTGAAGAGTATAACAGAATGtgtgaaaagaagaagaacgaaattattgcaaaagaaGCTGCCGATAGAATGCGCCTTGAAGAAGCTACTGAACGAGAAAGACGACGTCTGGAAGCTGAATCACGCGTGGCAGAAGAAAAGATTCGACGGGATCGTGTGAGAGCGGAACTTGAGGCACGTGAAAGAGAAGAAGAGCGAAAAAGAGCTGCCGAACGAGAGAGAATCGCTCGTGAAACTGCTTCCCTTCAACAACAGGCTGAGCTAGACGCCGCTTGGGCTGGAAAGAAAATTGCGACAGTAACCACTTCCAACTCTGCATTCACTGGTGCACCGAAGCAAGTATCACCTAGTGGCAGTGAAGAATCAGATGAATGGATCTCTACCAGCAAGGAAGTTAAGCACACGAAAACTGCTCCATGGGCTGCAAAGGTCGAAGCTcctcaaaaaagtgagaagaCATTGCTTGAGAttcagaaagaagaagaacgtAAATTCAAAGTGGAGCAGGAGAAGAACGCCAAGTTGAAGGCAAAAGAACAAGCTTCCAATATCACATCCGCTGCTGCTATCGCTGGAGACAAAAGTGGTGGACTTTGGGGAGCATCCAAGACTTGGGCTGCTCCAGAGTCAAATAGCTCAAAAAGCTATGTTTCTCCATTCCTTGATGGACCATCTTTGGAAGCAGCGAACAAg atGGCTTTGCAAAAGAAGAACTCCCAGCCAAAGATAGCTGTTCCAGCCAAGTCTGCTCCGACTTCAGCAAAAGTTGCCACTCCAGTCAAAGCAAAAGCAACAGCAGTGGCCGTATCGTCTCCTGCTACCaatcaaaagacgaaaaagaCCAAGGAACAGGTTGCTACGGATGAGTTGCAGCAGTGGTTTGTCAAACGATTCCAGCAGTTTTCGACTCAAGTTGATTCTTCGACCCTGTTCGATTGCATAATGTCACTTGAAAATCCAAATGAG gtCGAAGATATTGTCATGTCGTACTTGGACGAATCGAAAACTGTGAAGGAATTTGTTCGCGAATTCATCAAGCGTCGCATTGCAATGCGTGCTGCTGGAGGTCGTCCAGATGCCGAC gatTTGACTTCTGCTCGTACTGCCGCCGCTGCTCCATCCGATTCCAACTCTGGATCCAACTCGAATTCTGGAAATGGTCAGggcaagaaaaagaagaag actcaaAAGCAAGTTCTCGATGGAAATATTCTCGGATTCCGTGGAACTGCTGCCGCTGACCGTCTTAACAAGGGCGAAATCGACGCAGTCCCATCGGCTCCGGTGAATCCTTCGCGCCGTTAG